AAGAAATGGAAGAGAAAGACAGTCACACCTATTAAAACAAAGGAAACGGCGAAGCTCACGCTTGGCCGTTTCTACATTTAACCGTTTTAAACAAAAAGAAAAAGTTAGTTAAGGCTTAGAATAAAATATCTTAAGTCTTTTTTACTTACTAAACATTGCCTTCCTAAGGACAGCAAACAAATATATGTAATCCGAGCCATCTTCGGAACAATCGGACCGCTTTTTTTGTTATTTTTCACAGAACACAGATGCTTTTGTATTATCTTTGCAAACAATTATCCAAGGGATTCCTTTATGGCAGATTTCAATTTAAACATTCTGGGATGCGGTTCAGCCTTACCCACAACACGGCATCTGGCAACTTCTCAGGTAGTAGATTTACGTGATAAATTATATATGATAGACTGTGGTGAAGGCACGCAGGTGCAGATGCGTCATATGCGTATCAAATTCAGCCGGTTAAATCATATCTTCATTTCTCATCTGCACGGTGACCATTGCTTCGGACTGCCGGGGCTGATCTCCACATTGGGAATGCTAGGACGCACCGGCGAACTGGTGATACATGCTCCCAAAGAAATTGAAAACTACATGCGTCCTGTCCTGGATACATTCTGCAAGGGAATGCCTTACGAGGTCCGTTTCAATCATGTGGATACCCACAGTCATTCGCTGATTATGGAAGACCGTTCCCTCTCAGTCTATTCCATTCCGCTGAAACACCGGATACCGACTTGCGGTTTCCTGTTTGCCGAAAAACCGAAAGAAGCACATATCATCCGCGAAATGATCGATTTCTACCAGGTTCCCATCCGTTGCATGAAGGATATCAAACAGGGGAAAGATTACATCACGCCGGAAGGAGAAGTCATTCCCAACTCCCGTCTGACACGCCCGGCAGTTCCGCCCAAACGGTATGCCTATTGCTCGGATACGGCTTACAGTCCATCCGTGATCCCTATCATTGAAGGGGTCGACCTTCTTTACCACGAGGCTACTTTCGCCGAATGTGATAAAGCACGTGCCAAAGAAACATTTCATTCCACTGCCCGCCAAGCGGCAGAGAT
This is a stretch of genomic DNA from Parabacteroides chongii. It encodes these proteins:
- a CDS encoding ribonuclease Z — translated: MADFNLNILGCGSALPTTRHLATSQVVDLRDKLYMIDCGEGTQVQMRHMRIKFSRLNHIFISHLHGDHCFGLPGLISTLGMLGRTGELVIHAPKEIENYMRPVLDTFCKGMPYEVRFNHVDTHSHSLIMEDRSLSVYSIPLKHRIPTCGFLFAEKPKEAHIIREMIDFYQVPIRCMKDIKQGKDYITPEGEVIPNSRLTRPAVPPKRYAYCSDTAYSPSVIPIIEGVDLLYHEATFAECDKARAKETFHSTARQAAEIALKAKVKRLVIGHYSARYEELTELHKEAEEWFPGTILGSEGMVLPI